Part of the Sander lucioperca isolate FBNREF2018 chromosome 1, SLUC_FBN_1.2, whole genome shotgun sequence genome is shown below.
GAAACGCCACTGCATCTTTCAGGAGGGCGACAGGGGCATCCCGGCGTGTTGTCACGCATTGAAACACCCTTGGACCACCCAATAAGTAGTATCATGAATCTTTGCAATTGTAATAACTTAACTGGGAATCACACCCTTACCTATTGCTATGCTCACGTGAAAAAGGATGAGGGGAATTCAATGTTCTCACCACTGGGTGGCGCTCCAGACTAATATTCCTTTCTCTGTAAATAAATACCACACAGAGGTTCCTGGTAATTATAAATGACAAAAAGAGTGTTTTCATATCAATTAAAGCAGGGACACGCAACAGTCACTAAACCCGCATCATCTACTAACAGTACTTCTTCTTGTGTACTAATTCCTACATTACCCCCAATGTAGGTTTTAACAGAATATATTATGCACTGTCTCAAATTacatgacaaattaaaaaataaagataacaaaataataaattgcATGCCTTTTAtcgaattgtgtgtgtgtatatatatatatatatatatatatatatatatatatatatacatatacacacacacacatatatatatatatatatatatatacacatatatatatatatatatatatatatatacacacacacacacacacacacacacactcagtttcACACCATCATACAAAGAAAGCACACACAACTAAATAATTAAGAACATTATTTATTCAACAGTGGATCTTCAGTAATAAATACATGTACAGATTAttaatttcacaataaaattgagggaaagttttttttttatataaatgtcCAAATGGAGGATTGATATTGTCATGATGGGTAAACAGCATtgatcagacagagagacagtatagaccattttatttctatggtctAGACAGATGAACTAACACCGAGAGGCAGACAGgtcagactgacagacagacaattaCCACAAGTACAAAGTATTGCGTTTTCCACTAATTGgctcctttttttctctctctctctctctctctctctctacatggACAAAATGTCTTTATGCAGTCTAGTCAGTCCACCATCACCATGATGTGCAAATCAATCATAAATTATAAATACAGTATTGCATCACTTCAAAGTGCTACAGAGTTAGGTTGCgacaatcttaaaaaaaaacataaaaaaaaggtttgttttctttgaaaccctgcgtgtgtgtgcgtcgtGAGTACATCAGAACCTGGGTAGAGAAGCAACCATGGTTGGACTTTGTGCCTTTGGACGTCTAGCCCAGAGTGTAAAGCTTAGCCTGGTCAAAAGCAGAAGCAATACAAACACCGTCTCAAAATTGTGACATTATGAAAATTTGACATGATGTTTGGGTGTGAAGCCCTAGATAGTCACTGCTATTGTTATTGTCCTTGAGTGGATTGTAAGTACAGTATTGCTGTGGACAACCTTTAAAAACAGAGAATCAACTGAATTATAAGGACAACTTCCTATTATTGAATGATGGTCTCAAAGCCCAAAGCTATCTTCTCTTTTACCTCAAATCACTCATTTTTTTCAGTATGGATTCAAAAAGTGAAATCAATAAGTAATTGTTTTCTTATTTATCTCAAATTTGCTCATATTAAGGTTTTCAAGCACACCTTAAAAATGCAATTTTTGCCTAATTCTCATAATTTTACTTTTCATGGTTTAGGTAGATTGTCTTCGTAGCTTGGGAAATCCGTTCACACACTgctttatatgtatatttttgtgttatttgttGTGTCCATCTGCGAGTGTGAGAAATGGAAAGAGAAGCTTGTGGAATAAGAGTCTGTACTGGTGAAATGCTGGGATTAACATTCAGCAATAGGCTTTCTAGAAGCATGCTTAAATCCACGGGATACCTTTATAAACAAGGCACAAAAATCTTGAAGGACCATTCACTGGTGATGCAGATTTTAACCCATTAACTAAAAAAAATACGATTTTCCAAAGCCTTCTATTGGAGCCAATGTTTTTAGTTCATTTGCTATTAAATTAAACTTGCAGAAAAGAAGTGAAACAGATGCCTTAAAAAGGTATGCAAGTTTTGGAAAATGGCTATTAGTAAAGAATAAAATTATTTGTAACGGGTTCAAACATAAAAAACCATTAGAATGGTACTTTAAGTGGTTGTCTTCCAGAGCCACTGTGCTCCAAATTTTGCCCTCTGATCTAAAAGGAAAGTTACGTTcgacatttaattaaaaaaacattttgtggcGACGTCATTCTCTGACAGCTTTTCCTTGCAGCCCTTTCATCCAAAACAACTGTTTTTCTGATGTAGCAGAATGGGTTTCCTACAGTGTGTGTTAGGGGCCTGCAGTGGGGTTTCCCAGTCCACTTTTTAAGGGGCCTGGCCTTTATTTGGCatcttattttattcatttagcCTGTTCAGTGAGGAGATaaggagcagaggagaggggTTGCACGGGATGAAGATGAGAGGCAGAgatgagaggaggaagaggaggaggagggaaggaatATAAAAGGATGaaaaggagatgagaggagaggaaggtgtgggggagagacacagagaggaagaggacgtaTGAAAGACAGGAAGCTCCGGTCAGAGCACCTGTCACGGAAGAGGCTCCTGCTTTCTATCACTGTCTCCTCCCCTCTTTTTCCATCCATCTCTTTTGTCTGGCAACAGGAGGGACACCCAAAAAGGGGAAAGAGCGGGTGCTTAAaattcctccttccttcctgtgtCCATCTCCTGTCCTAAAGACCTGTTGTCTCCATAGCAACAGACCCTGACTTCATACTGAGCTTATTCAGTTGGTAgtcatgaatgtgtgtgtgtgtgtgtgtgtgtgtgtgtgtgtgtgtgtgtgtgtgtgtgaatgagacagagagagagagtttgctGCTGCTAATGTCTCTCTGTGCCAATGTTTGTGTCAGTGTGCCCTTGtgcctgttgttgtttttgtttgtgacaTATGTATTGACGGTTTATCTTCAGAAAACGTCAGTCCAACACTCCATCCAAACTCCAAACTGAAACAAGTTTTGAAAGCCAGTTCATTTTTGGTcaatctgaaaaaaaatcttgtgttAAAAATGGAAGGAGCGTTGGCTTTTTTTCAGTCTATGAGTTTTGAATCAGGCACCGTGACGCTTCTCACCTTCCCGCCCTGGAAGCATGTGTACATACTGCCACTGACAGCTCTTCCAGCCAATGGCAGCCCAGTCTTTTCTGAGTTGGTTACCATGGGCAAGGCTGTGTTTGGCGATCCATCAGCAGCCGGGGGAGGCCGCGAGCGGGCTGTGGTGCAGGTAGGCGGGGTTCACCACAGAAACTGGGAAGTTGAAAATGAACGGAGAGGTGGCCGTGGCTGTCGTCGACGTGGTGGTCGTCGTGGAGGACTTGGGCCCAAGCAGCGGGCTCGCTGTGGAGGCCGCTTCTGCAACCCACGAGGTGGCGAGGAGCTGCGACTCGAACTGCAGCAGCTGGCCCATGAAGCTGAAATTGGGGGAGATGATGCTGCGACGCCGGCGAACAAACTCGAAGGCTTCGTCCAGACGCACTCGCTTCCTCTTCATCAGGTAGGCCAGGCAGATGGTGGCGGAGCGAGAGATGCCTGCTTTACAATGGACCAGCACTCGCCCACTGGAGTCCCGTACTGAAtctgaggagagagaggggtcaGAGGTTAGAGGTTTCCATAAATAATAAAcaccatttagtttttattggcTACTACAAATAatctccagactgaaatatcacTATGGGATAGATTGTCATGGATTTGGTACAGATATTCATGCTCACCAGAGGATGTCCTAATtatttcctctagcgccaccagcaggtcaaagttttcacttatctggtgaaatatctcaacatctactgaATGGATTGGCACAAGATTTTgtacattcagtcattcatggTTTCCAGATAATGTACCCTAATGATGTGTGGTAATGACTTATCCTCTAATGCCATCTTCAGGTCAAATCTTTCATTTGTCGAATACTATTGTTTGACAAAATGCCTGCCAAACAAATTACATACCCATCAGTCTCAACTGTACCTAGTGGTGGTTAGCAAGTGTTAACACGCTAAACTACAAGGGTGAACAtgataaacatcagcatgttttcAGTGTATGTTAGCATGTTGACTTGCTTAAATCAATGCTGTGCCTAAGGCTAGCCTTGcagagccgctagcatggctgagACTCTTagacttgttttttgtttgttgctaTGGAGGTTATTTTCATGGTGGTTTGCCGCAAGCTCAGTTTCCATCATGAACAGTGACAATGTTTTCCGTTTTATTTCATCTCTAAGCAAAGGGCTCCAAGCATGTTTGTAGCAGTTCATTTGAaggcgatttttttttttaaaaaggcccCATTTAAACCTGGTGGCACCGAATTTGCCGAATAGCACTGACACACCTCAAAATGTAGAAATCTCAGTTCACATTGAATGCAAAGGAGAAGTTGATGGCTAATTTCCAGCAGTTCCTCGTGCttgcaaaaaaactaaattaattcTGGGCTGAAACATCATGTTTAgctttttctttatctttttgaGGAAACAGTTATAGAacagataaagaaagaaaagaatttTACGGTTTTACATCATCATTCTGTGTGGACACCATGAACCTTAACAAACAAACCCGGAATTCAATTTCTCACAGCCACCAAGTATTTTAAGCTTAACAGATGTACAGCTTTGCCTCAAGCTGTTTTCatgccttcctctctctgtgcagTCAAACTAACCTCAAagtgagaaaagcagcaaatcacaTTTAACTGAAACACGCAAGTGCAACATTTTTGAGTCATCAGCCTCTTTCACACTTCCTCCCCTGTCCTATTTATGGCTCTGCCTCTTTTAGTATCTTTAGACGCCTGCTATTACTTTGAATAACCAGATTTAAGTAATAGATTGATTACAGCGTTTACAGTAACTCAATTTGCCCAACAGCCATCAGTTTCAATGATTAGTTACACAGTCACGTTATGAAGCATGTGTGCGGCCTGCAGGAAATTAGAAGCACAGAATATGAAGAGGATAATGGAGGgactttttaaattgtttttgcaTGTCGATTAATTTAATCCTATCTTCCACCATTGcctctgtttttcagtctaactttttgctctctttctcacacaaacAGATAGATTTCAGTTAACTCCACCACAGAGTCTGTTCACTCGGTAACAGTGGATGAGTCAGACTCTGGTCCCACAGCAGCTAACCATGACGCATACcagcacctacacacacacacacacacacacacacacacacacacgcacacgcacacgcacacgcacacgcacacgcacacgcacacacacacagcacggaAATCATACACACATTGTGGACGTACAGCATGGATATGTAAAGCAAAAGCAAATCACACACTTTGCTAGATTACATATACAAACGAGAAATTGTGCTCCAGAGAAACGATTGATTGGAAAATGTTCTCATTCCAAATGCTTTCCTCTGTCTTTTCCTTGATTGTATAACATTGTTTTGTTCCGCAATAGATTAATTGGATTAGATTTTGGTgggtattttctttctttttctgcctCTTTTAAATCTGCTGAAATGTGAGTGATAAAGGGCTACTTGGAAATAATCAGTTGCGGCAGATCCCAGTGAATAAATGTCTGATTTGTTGTCATGTGCCTGCTCTATATGCACAGTGTGTCCGGTACATCTCTTATCTCTGAAAGCTCTTCTGGGGGGAAATTCTCAGACTCTCGGAAAATGCAAGGAAATAAATATCCCAGCAATGAGAACTtagcacacagaacaaagaTATTAGAATTAATTTAGTTAAAGAAAACATATATCTAGACCTGCAATGATTTGTcatttgaaagaaaatgtatctcttttgataatcaattaaccTTTTAGTCAATTTTCAAGCAAGAAAGTGAAATATTTGATGATTTTTGCTTTTCAGATGTtagaatttgctgcttttccttgTCTTACATTCTACTAAATTGAATTAATttgggttttagactgttggttggacaaaacaagacatgagaTATCATTACCTTGTGCTCTGGGAatttgtgatgggcatttttctgCTGTTTTATAGACAAATTATTAATCGTGAAATTATCTTATTCGATAATGAAAATTATCCTAAATTAATTGCAACCCTACATATGTCTTGTaatgaataataaaaatgtctttGACGTGTTTTAGCAGACATACTAGACAAACAAACGTAACTACTGTTTTAATAACCAAAAAACGAACCACATAAAGCACAAACCATGCCTGAAGGAAGCTCATTACAGTTGTGGTTTCACACCATGGGAACGCGTTTGTTCTGCCtagatctcacacacacacacacacacacacacacacactgacctatGAATTCAATAGCCTCCAGGAACCAGCAGCTGATGTCTTCTTTATGGTTGTCTTCAACGGGTATACATTTGTACTGGTACGCCCCCTCGAAGTGGTTGGGACAGTCGGCAGACACGTTCAGCAAGGCGGAGATTCCTATGCCGTCCAAAACCTCTTTCTTTGAGGCGTGGAGGGCGCTGCCAAGGTAGAGGAACGGGAGGATCTCAACTGGGCCGCCCTGGATGACAGACAGATGGAAGAATGATGATTaatacttttatttcattagaAATCAGCAGTAAAGAgacagattttctgttctgagGCAGTTTGTTCATAATTCAGTCATTACATGAAGAAACATCTTCTGACCTAACCCGGAGAGCCATGTTGGACAGAAGTTACTTAAATGGGGAAACAGCTTATATGATTAAGACAAAGAAGTCACTGTCTCAGTGTGCAACAGAGGCCAGATGGCAGATGACTTCAGTATGTGTGACCACGCTTAAATGTTTTGCTAATCACATTAGACACGCCTTTCATCGAACAGGGGTAGCTTATTATCTGTGTGATTAATGCAGGGTCATTTGATATGGGCTATGTAGCTTGTTAAGAGTAATTTCCCCGTATTGCAACGGAGGAAATAACCGAGTCTGATGTCTGTCTGATGAATTGACTGATGTTTACATGCTTACGCCATACGATTCAGTGGAAATGTACTGTAAGCGTGGTATTGATTTATCAGTAAGTACAACAGATCTATGTTGAGGATTTACATTCACCATTCTCTCATGCTTCGATAAGGACACCTTGTACTAGTTCTTCTGAGAAATATATGCTCCACAGCAACATTTCCTCAGAAAGTCAGATCTACTTAATGCCATTTATAACACAGCAACGATGTGAAGGTTTAAAAAATGAAGTATCTCACGCAGCATAAATATGTGAATACGCGTTTGTCCTTTCTGGTTTTTAAAAATAGTATTTGTTGGCTATAACATAAAAATGCCTATAGGCTGACATTAGAACACGGCTGTCACCCTTCATAATGAAAAACATAAAACTtacatggtaaaaaaaaatgtttttgattaatacaaaatgaataaatattctaGTCTGTACTACTGTacataaaaaaggaaatgtaacCTGATTTTACATGTACCAATctaattttgtattttgaaacaTGTTTGAAAGCATATTCCAGTGTAAGAGTAGACGTGTTGTTTTCGCTTTCATTGGATCTGCGGGGTCAGCCAGCTGGCGGTCTATACCGGTAGTGAGACTTATTGACGAGGGCTCTGTCTGTTTATGTCACTGCCGCTGACGACCTCGGTACTGACGCAGGAAATGATCGATACTGCTAAGAGGATGTAATGTGAGGGGGGAAGAGAGTGGAGGCTGAGAGGAAAATTTGCAAGTGAGATACTCAACAGGAAGCTACAGTATtccttgataaaaaaaaacaaaaaataaacacttgatagCGTGGCTGAGACTATGAAGCAGTTTTCTTAGAGAACGCACAGAGGCTGGATTGTCTGCGTCTCTCTCCTCATGCGTTCCAGTGGAATTAAACCCGAAACCACATGTGACTGTGAATGTTGCATAAAATCTGCAGGCTCAAAAAACAGCAGATCACTGACCAACAAAACAAGACCACCCAGGTCACAGGAAGTGATGCAGAGGTGAATCAATAGTGAACTATGACCTCTATTGTAGCCTTATCATTAGACAAATAACTCATTCAGACAAAAAGTGGATTTCCAGGTAATGTTCCTGGCAGTTGACATAGCTTTTTCTCGCATGGCCGTTAGACTGAATAAACAAGTTTGTAACTATACTTTCCCTGCTTTTAATACCCAGACTGGATGAGGAAATGGGGTTGAATAAACGTGGGGAAGTAACAGTAAAGTTACAAAGCAAATAGCTCCCAGTGTAGTTCCTGTGTCCAGATGGCAGCTCTCGGTGTCTGTGTATAAAACTGTAGTTGAAACACTTATTTGACAGACGTGACATTGACAAATTCCAATTACTTGTgatggcttgtgtgtgtgtgtgtcatttgtgattattttacacatttaagaatgaaatcattagttgcagccttaaCTGGCTGCACACACCCGACAGCAGGTTGACACTGGTATGTCATTTATAGTGTTCTTTTCAGGCTGTGAAGGGGTGAGTTGTGGTTTGTCTGCG
Proteins encoded:
- the dusp4 gene encoding dual specificity protein phosphatase 4; the encoded protein is MEDLGEMDCPVVKRFLKDDNAKCLLLDCRSFLAFNAGHIRGAVNARCYTIVRRRAKGTVLSLDQILAGDEEVRSRLRSGMYSAVVLYDERTPDSETVKEDSTLTLVLNAVCSYSSGTQIYLLKGGYDRFFSEYPEFCIKTKSLPTLTSQSSVDSACSSCGTPHHEQGGPVEILPFLYLGSALHASKKEVLDGIGISALLNVSADCPNHFEGAYQYKCIPVEDNHKEDISCWFLEAIEFIDSVRDSSGRVLVHCKAGISRSATICLAYLMKRKRVRLDEAFEFVRRRRSIISPNFSFMGQLLQFESQLLATSWVAEAASTASPLLGPKSSTTTTTSTTATATSPFIFNFPVSVVNPAYLHHSPLAASPGC